The genomic segment taattcgaaaCAATAGtccaataattatataataaatattcaaaaattaaataatgcgAGGTCAAGCGACAACAAGAATTGCAATTGCTTATTTATACTCTCGTATTTAGAATACTTATAACAATATCTAATTAGCAAACCTTTCACGCTTACATGCAAGACTGAATTTAGTCTTTACACTTTGTCCAAACTTCCAATACGTACAGAAGATTTACTTATATAACAAAGAATCTTTATAATACAATGTTGATCAGGTAATCATTGGAACACAAGTGGTGAGCTATTAAATCAATGcacaacaataaaatataaatgccattttataatacgttcataatatgtaaattattcatgATGGGgtagataatttaaaattatcctACCCCATAGTTTCCAAGTAAGCCCCATAGgcagattataaaaattcgaaaaaaacTTATAGCAACGCGAAATAAAGCTAGTTCGAATTTGAAATAACGGTGTGGAGATTCGATTgactatatataaatttttttcttcgctaCCCACGTTTATCACAGTCCACGCATGACTCGTTTTGTCTCTTAGTATTTTGAAGTCCTAAACGCCAACAACATTTGAGCAATCCTTCGGGTTGTTTAAATACAAAACACCCATCTAACCCATAAACACCACATGACTAGAACATCATAGAGCGCAAAGACAAAACCCTGTCTGCCGCTTAAAAAGCGAAGACATTTGTTTAGTCTAGCTTGCGTTGTTCGCATAACTCTTCTAAACCTCCAGTCTTtctgcataaaaattataactcTTTATTTGATATCTCTAGTCATGTAACGAGGGTATACTTAAAATATAGACCATAAGAGATACTTACAATGATGGGAGATAGGGAGTACCCGTATGATCTAATCGAtgtttatcttcatttttccaGCTTGAGACAGGAATATGTGGAGGTGGCAGGAAACTCCTTAGCGACTGCACAAGCTGTATTGTATCCACCAGCGCTGTAACAAAACCAACACAAAACAtacacatttcattttcatcaaTGGAGAAAGATTGGCATGATCTAAAAAGTAGTCAAAGAAACACAgtatttaatatctaataacATCACGCAtcaatattatgtaaaatataaataatttataagaagaaTCTATTTGTAAACCtaatgcaaatattatattaaaaggtAAATCATGATAGATGctgtgtattttattacttttttgcAAAGCTTCTGATTGTTTTCCATATGGCTTGCACATTGCAGGACGTACACAAGCTTTCATCCTTGCCATGTTCTTCATAACTTCTGCAAAAGCCCTTACTATTTTTTCTTGTCCTCctgtaaaattataagaaaataatcattttttaaagacataaattaataaacgaaaataaggaaaaaatttcagatataaattactaaataaagacataaatataaacatagtttcaatttcatagattaaatattatacgtatatatgatCTTCTAACCTTCTGAATTTGAAGATGCCCGAGATCCTTTCTCATTTTCTAATGGCCAAGCTCCATTATGTAAGGCTAACAAATCCTTATTTGCATTTCCTATTCCTTGTAAATTCCCCAAACCAAGCCCACTGAGATTGTCCAAATTATCTAAATTCGTTCTTAAGAAGTCTGTTAATTTATGATCAGACATTGGAATATTAGGTATTAAGGATTCATAATGCTGTTTCCCAGTGGctactttcttttcttgtgACACAGGTCTATGTGGAATATTTAATGATGGACGGCTTGGAGGACGTTGAAGATTCATTTGGTTCCCAGCACCTCTCATTTCTGCCAAATCTGCTGTTGATCCTCCTCCCATGTGAGTATTTGGATTAGCACTGCTTAATgtctataatataaatacatcaaATGTAGTTGATTTAAAAGTATGtaaaagttaattatttttttataattaaattatcaataaaaatggCTCTTATGCTTACTGCTTGAAAATCTGTGTTATGAGGAAAACTACTACGTAAGAGAGAAGCtgttgtttcattttcttgaaTGTAAGTTGGTGCCATATGTCCCATTTTTTGAGTTAACTCGAGTTGATTTTTGTAATAACGGCAAGCAGGATTTGGACAGTTTTGTACCACctctattataaattctttttccataCCAAAACATTCCCGTCCGATAGTGTATGATTCCATAACAGCTCTAACTGTCCCTTCTAAGCCCAAATGTAGACCATGTGGACCATTCATATGCTTTAACATCACAGCATTCGCAAAATGTTCATAGggcaatattatttttccattttctctaaGCACTAGCCTTCCCTGAGAGTCCAAAGCTATTCTTGATGCCATCATCCTATTTATACATTacagaaaatgtaataaaaggattgtaaattttacataaaaagttatgttttataaaaaaaaaaaaaactatacaaacagtttacatttatatataaacatacagtataatatattaatacataaagACAAAAGATCAAGCAATCTTACTGCAAATAGGCAGCACTTGGTATCATAGATGCATCCTTGAATTCAGAAAAACATTGCAGCAGTTCGATGCTTGGATTCCAACCTTTGTTTTGAAGATAGGCTTGTAATAACATATACATCTTTTCAGTAACATAACCAGCGCTACTTGGTGTACCAGGGTAACCAGATCCTCCACCTGGTGGTCCCATTTCGGTTTGCATACCTTTGGCAACAATGTTTTTCATAGTTTCTGCCAAGTCCATCCTGTGCAAATAAAATCatcttttcaaaataaaagaaaaaaagatttctgcaattaaaaaattaaaaaacacgtCATAAATATAAGATTGAGTAGACTAAACTGAATTGCTAAAGTTATGTGTAATATCAGTTACAATTTTCGTAGGCGGTaacatttctctttcttataatacatagaaaatttcgttaatttctgATGAGTTACAtctcataaaaattaatttacagaaTAGTACACATTGGATAAATTAATTCGTAGAAAGctattgttgaaaatattaagatgTACAGTAGCCGTACCGATGCTAATTGACACATGTAATAAAAAAGGGTCAGGAAAATGTGTGTAGGTTGCCAGGGTAGCAAGCTTGGCATTTTAAAAATCCATGCATATTCGAATCCTCCGGCCATTGTTATTTTCGGGATGAAGACGTctaaagaaacgataaaaaaacaCTGATGCGAGCCACCGCCCCCCTTTAAAAGCGGGGGGAATGAACGTTTTGGACACTCACCCCGTTACCGAGCACGACTTTCACTCACTCGAAGTGTAACCGGGAACACTACAGGACCCGCTTATCACCCTAATCGCCGCTACTTGGCATACCCTCATTAATGATTCTCTTCACATTTACAAATAACATAAATCGTGATAATTATTTCCGCAAGGATTGTTTGCGCGGCTGGCCACCAGAGGCGCATTGCCTTCGCGATTTTTACTGTATCCACGTATGTATGCACCTACGGCATCTCAGCGCTTACGCGACTCCACTTTGCGCATTTATCAATATTACTTTTTGCAATTGCTATCACCTCCGAGACAGCCTTCCAATTTTTCCTATCGATTTAACtaaaaactatatattatGACTTTCATCTGTATCACGACCTATATTATCTTCTTTGTATTTTGATTACAACGAAATGagtttcattttctctctaatatatttcatgaaatttaatctctatatttgattatacatatgtatattgtatttcattaatatgtatccctaattattgtttttgaagtaaaacaatcattttacatttcatatgTTAAAAGTATGAGTAATTGGATAGTAAAATGTACATacgaaattgaataatataagttatattttgaaataattttatatatagagcagtattttaatattgctcctataaatttcctataaatatcgtattacttacACTACTCATTCCCGACTTAGAAATGTAATAACAAGTAACATAATTGCACACTGAATGTTTTGTGttgtttatagaaaattattttctatttataaaagcaTTGCAAAATTGTAACTACACATGctactttatattataattactcgtttaattattaatggggagtataaattatatgtataattaacacaactaaaaataaaatttgcattctcaacattataattatatatatatatacttttataaaacatatatagataaataagtACAAACATCATTTATGCACAACTTAATTTCTAAAGCTAATTGTATTAGCGATCagtttatattaatttgtgatatttcatattaatatctactataatgtattacatatatattatttgtaactttGTATAATAATGTCCTTTTATAAGTGAACATGTTGaagttcattttttaaaaaagattcaaatttaaattacttacaCACACAGCAGTGATACCAATTACAAAagcagaaaaaaatattccaaagagCGTAAACATGGCCTCGCGGTGTAATCACGCTATTCAGCGAGTTTTAGCAAAATTAGAAGCATCCATAAATTcggaaaattattatgaagCTCATCAAATGTATAGAACTTTATACTTCAGGTGGGCCAACAACGTAATTAATCAACATCGTCAAAGAATCGTTTTTATAGAATCGTCGATATGATTGCTTAACCTCTTCTTCCAGATATCTTGGGCAGAAAAAGTATTCGGAACTTTTGGAATTACTATACAATGGTTCTACTCTTTTATTACAACACGAGCAAGTACGTAATCTATTccactttctatatttttcattgattttgCAAATATGTCGCGAAAAAAACTATTTTCAAAATGATGTCATAATGCACATTCTTAAGTGTTATTTACGAATTCCCTTCTCGAACAATCTATAATTAAGTTCTATTATCAGTTATCATTAATGTctgttatattaaaatgtatttttataaataaaaatgaaaatgttgtgGAATATTCTAGAATATTTTAAGACATAATGAGATTATGTTCTATATCAAttgataatactatataacgttgagtTGTATATAGcatatttgcaattatttacgCATATTATACGGATGTGTAAAAAagtattgttatattattatattttattacttatagCATGCAAGTGGAGCTGACTTAGGAATCttatttgtaaatgttttaaCACAATCAGGAACAGAACCTTCTCaagattatttcgaaaaaattacaaacttgTTCAGTATAATGAGTCCTTTATCACCTGAAAGAGATGTATTTGTACAATCTGCTCTTCGATGGAGTATAAAAGGTACAGAATATAAAACAGGTCATCCAGATTTGCATCAGAAAATAGCGCAAGTATTTTGGAGAGGTAAATTGATTAAGATAACAAAcatctttaaatatacattcatgtaataatattattattattgaagaaatttattatacatttttgtagaaaaaaattatataatggcaaggcaacattttatatatagtagAGATGGCTCTGGATGTGCTGCGATGCTTGTCGAGCTCCATGAGCAACGTggttacaaaaatgaaatagatcTTTTTATAGCTCAGGCAGTTTTGCAGTAAGTATGCACCTCATTAATTTAAGCATCTAAATAGTATTTAAAgtactttaaaacaatttagAAAATCCTGTTAACTTATTTTTAGATACCtttgtttacaaaataaaactacTGCACAGGAAGTTTTCAATTCTTATACATCACAGCATCCAAAAATAAACAGTGGTCCACCATATCTTCTTCCTTtactgaa from the Bombus pyrosoma isolate SC7728 linkage group LG11, ASM1482585v1, whole genome shotgun sequence genome contains:
- the LOC122573110 gene encoding uncharacterized protein LOC122573110 — translated: MDLAETMKNIVAKGMQTEMGPPGGGSGYPGTPSSAGYVTEKMYMLLQAYLQNKGWNPSIELLQCFSEFKDASMIPSAAYLQMMASRIALDSQGRLVLRENGKIILPYEHFANAVMLKHMNGPHGLHLGLEGTVRAVMESYTIGRECFGMEKEFIIEVVQNCPNPACRYYKNQLELTQKMGHMAPTYIQENETTASLLRSSFPHNTDFQATLSSANPNTHMGGGSTADLAEMRGAGNQMNLQRPPSRPSLNIPHRPVSQEKKVATGKQHYESLIPNIPMSDHKLTDFLRTNLDNLDNLSGLGLGNLQGIGNANKDLLALHNGAWPLENEKGSRASSNSEGGQEKIVRAFAEVMKNMARMKACVRPAMCKPYGKQSEALQKTLVDTIQLVQSLRSFLPPPHIPVSSWKNEDKHRLDHTGTPYLPSLKTGGLEELCEQRKLD
- the LOC122572338 gene encoding Golgi to ER traffic protein 4 homolog: MASRCNHAIQRVLAKLEASINSENYYEAHQMYRTLYFRYLGQKKYSELLELLYNGSTLLLQHEQHASGADLGILFVNVLTQSGTEPSQDYFEKITNLFSIMSPLSPERDVFVQSALRWSIKGTEYKTGHPDLHQKIAQVFWRGKLIKITNIFKYTFIRDGSGCAAMLVELHEQRGYKNEIDLFIAQAVLQYLCLQNKTTAQEVFNSYTSQHPKINSGPPYLLPLLNFLFFLLKTVDSGKLAVFTVLCEQYRISLNRDPCYRQYLDKIGQLFFNVPSPRPRNQGLFGTLLQSFFNGLEDEGSDDEQRNTASTSQTAQELD